The Alphaproteobacteria bacterium genome has a segment encoding these proteins:
- a CDS encoding peptidylprolyl isomerase, producing MNRTSLSYLVALSLCSTLAFTACKDKGAQQSDAGHAKRVLATYNGGELTEDDLYNEMLKLMQNGPDSQKIQYDTLDARVKQALVKDAIAQRLVVAEAKKAKVEDDAEVEKKIKALTNRVVSQEYVLRKAKELVTEEKIRAFYDKDVQDVRQKEEFRASHILVKSEEEAKATIEQLKQDSSKFPELAREKSIDSTRVRGGNLGYFLPEHMVPEFANAVKGMKVGEISGPVKTDFGWHVIYLQDRRQAVPPAYDKAKPAIERKLRQEAIQKYVEDLTNGAAIVYVDNSAAQPAAEEKAATSGEGKSAETHAPANAQPTVKQ from the coding sequence ATGAATCGTACCTCTCTTTCTTATCTTGTTGCTCTTTCTTTATGTTCAACACTGGCTTTTACCGCTTGCAAAGATAAAGGAGCACAGCAGTCTGATGCTGGTCATGCAAAACGCGTGCTTGCTACCTATAATGGTGGAGAATTGACGGAAGATGATCTTTATAACGAAATGCTTAAATTGATGCAAAATGGTCCAGATAGCCAAAAAATTCAATATGACACTCTTGATGCTCGCGTGAAGCAGGCCCTTGTAAAGGATGCCATTGCTCAACGTTTAGTGGTTGCTGAAGCAAAAAAAGCAAAAGTAGAAGACGATGCTGAAGTCGAGAAAAAGATTAAGGCATTGACCAATCGTGTCGTGTCTCAGGAATATGTATTGAGAAAAGCAAAAGAATTGGTAACAGAAGAAAAAATCCGCGCCTTCTACGATAAAGATGTCCAAGACGTTCGTCAGAAAGAAGAATTCCGCGCTAGCCATATTTTGGTGAAAAGTGAAGAAGAAGCAAAAGCAACTATTGAACAACTCAAACAAGATAGTTCAAAATTCCCTGAATTGGCTCGTGAGAAATCAATTGATTCTACCCGTGTTCGTGGTGGTAACTTAGGTTATTTCTTGCCGGAACACATGGTGCCAGAATTTGCTAACGCCGTCAAAGGGATGAAAGTAGGTGAAATCTCTGGTCCGGTTAAAACCGATTTCGGTTGGCATGTGATTTATCTCCAAGATCGTCGCCAGGCTGTTCCTCCTGCTTATGATAAAGCAAAACCAGCGATTGAACGCAAACTTCGTCAGGAAGCGATTCAAAAATACGTTGAAGATTTGACGAATGGTGCGGCTATTGTGTATGTTGATAATTCAGCGGCTCAACCTGCCGCCGAAGAAAAAGCAGCCACTTCAGGTGAAGGCAAATCTGCTGAGACACATGCTCCAGCAAATGCTCAACCTACTGTAAAACAATAA
- a CDS encoding DUF1643 domain-containing protein: protein MDIKTSAIKSEADFSDCMKYRYSLVRDFGKGDGMMNFIMLNPSTANEAFNDPTVHRCEMRTIDSGYRYMVVTNIFAFRATDPSDMRASVDPIGTKNNEAIRFFANKASEVICAWGEHGLFVNRGQFVKEMLLREKVKAKILKLNKSGEPAHPLYLPKALVPSAWL from the coding sequence ATGGACATCAAAACATCCGCCATTAAAAGTGAAGCCGATTTTTCGGATTGCATGAAATATCGTTATTCATTAGTTCGCGACTTTGGTAAAGGCGATGGCATGATGAATTTTATTATGCTCAATCCGTCTACAGCCAATGAAGCCTTTAACGATCCTACGGTCCATCGTTGCGAAATGCGGACCATCGATAGTGGTTATCGGTATATGGTGGTTACGAATATTTTTGCCTTTAGAGCAACCGACCCTTCAGATATGCGTGCTTCAGTAGATCCGATTGGCACTAAAAATAATGAGGCTATCCGTTTCTTTGCTAATAAAGCCAGTGAAGTGATTTGCGCCTGGGGAGAGCATGGGTTATTTGTTAATCGTGGCCAGTTTGTGAAGGAGATGCTCTTGCGAGAAAAAGTCAAGGCGAAGATATTAAAACTTAACAAATCCGGTGAGCCTGCGCATCCTCTTTATCTGCCTAAGGCCTTGGTCCCTTCCGCTTGGCTATAA
- the carA gene encoding glutamine-hydrolyzing carbamoyl-phosphate synthase small subunit — protein sequence MQEQNYQAIRKKINAAIVLADGTVFYGYGLGVKGITVGELCFNTALTGYQEIVTDPSYSGQIIVFTFPHIGNVGTNQEDVESNKSLARGIVVRETVTQPSNYRNQLDFGEWLTSIGITGICGVDTRALTRKIRLSGAQNAAIAFVSEGENIHVEALAQIAKDTPNLKGSELAEGASCSEQYEWYSRTWVDGKGYPKREDDSYHVVVVDYGAKQNILRHLSAVGCRLTVVPARTSAEEILSHHPDGIFLSNGPGDPAATGVYAIPQIKKMIDSGLPIFGICLGHQLLGLTLGAKTEKMFQGHRGANHPVKDLETGKVEITSQNHGFAVTHESLPANVIATHVSLFDNTLQGLRVKDKPIFAVQYHPESSPGPHDSDYLFKRFIDNMQTHRSLELTKKRA from the coding sequence ATGCAGGAGCAGAATTACCAAGCGATTAGAAAAAAGATTAACGCAGCCATCGTTTTGGCGGACGGAACTGTTTTTTATGGTTATGGTTTAGGCGTTAAAGGGATTACGGTTGGCGAGCTTTGTTTTAATACAGCGCTCACTGGGTATCAGGAAATTGTTACAGATCCTTCCTACTCAGGGCAGATTATTGTTTTTACCTTTCCTCATATTGGGAATGTCGGTACAAATCAAGAGGATGTTGAGTCTAATAAATCGCTTGCTCGCGGTATTGTTGTGCGCGAGACGGTTACCCAACCTTCTAATTATCGAAATCAACTTGATTTTGGTGAATGGCTAACCTCTATTGGCATCACCGGTATTTGTGGTGTTGATACCAGGGCGTTGACCCGGAAGATCCGTTTAAGTGGTGCACAGAATGCGGCAATTGCCTTTGTTAGTGAAGGTGAAAATATTCACGTTGAAGCACTGGCACAAATAGCAAAAGACACACCGAACCTTAAAGGATCCGAGCTTGCAGAAGGCGCATCTTGTTCAGAACAATATGAATGGTATTCCCGCACTTGGGTTGATGGCAAAGGTTATCCTAAGCGCGAAGATGATTCGTACCATGTGGTCGTGGTTGATTATGGAGCCAAGCAAAATATTTTGCGTCACCTCAGTGCGGTCGGTTGCCGCCTGACTGTGGTTCCTGCACGCACCAGTGCAGAAGAGATTTTATCGCATCATCCAGATGGTATTTTCCTGTCGAACGGCCCAGGAGATCCTGCTGCTACTGGTGTTTATGCTATTCCTCAAATCAAGAAAATGATTGACTCAGGCCTGCCCATTTTTGGTATTTGCTTAGGGCATCAATTATTGGGGTTAACCCTGGGTGCTAAAACCGAAAAAATGTTCCAGGGACATCGGGGAGCCAACCATCCTGTTAAAGATTTGGAAACTGGTAAAGTAGAAATCACCAGCCAGAATCACGGTTTTGCGGTGACGCATGAAAGTTTACCAGCTAATGTCATTGCTACCCACGTGTCGTTGTTTGATAACACGCTACAAGGTTTACGGGTGAAGGATAAGCCTATTTTTGCGGTGCAGTATCATCCGGAAAGTTCGCCAGGTCCTCATGACAGTGATTATTTATTTAAGCGTTTTATTGACAATATGCAAACCCATCGCTCTTTGGAGCTAACTAAAAAAAGGGCGTAA